The DNA region CCTGTGGTGGCAGGAGCAGTCGCGCTCGCGGTGATGCGCGCATAGCCGTGCGCGCCGCAACATCCAGCCTCATTGACGCTCCTGTCCGGCCCCGCGACCGTGCAGCGAAGGCCACGAATGAGGCGCGCTTGTCGGTTCCAGGCCTTCCACCGGGGCGGACCACGTTCGCAGGGCAGCACGCTGCCCCAAACGCCCTCCCGGCTCGAGCATGTGCGCTTGACACATTGGATCTAAGAGGGTACACTTACTTGTGCGTGTCCGACAGGGGGCCTCATATGCGTTGGCGCGGTTGCGGCACCGCCGAGCTGACCCTGGACCCGTGCGAGAGGATGGCGGCGGGAAGGGGCGATGCCGCTCAAGAGTTGGAGCGCATCCTGGTGATGCTGGAGCGCTCGGCCGCCTGCCGCGTGCCGGCCAAGGCCGTGCACCCTTGCGGCGTCTACCCGACCAAGCCCGAAGGACAAGTCTCATGAGCGTCCTCGTCACCGTCTGCGAGGCTCTTGCGCGCGAGGCCGCCGCGGCGCTCGGGCCCGAGATCGCGCTCGATACGGTGCTGCACACGTTTCCCGCCGACTGCGGTCACCCGCCGCTTGACGATCGGGCGCTCGCCCGAATCATCTCCGGCGCGGGCGAGGTCAAGTGCGGCGTGGTTTGCGGGTGCGCCTGCTGTGTCCGCTTGGCCGGCCGCCAGGACGGGCCGACGCCGTTAACGGTGCACCGGTTGCCGCAGTGCTCTCACCTGGTCGCGCCGCCAAGCCTCATCACCGGCCACCTGGCCGAGGACGCATATCTGATCACATCCGGATGGCTGGCAGGCTGGCGGGACCACGTCTCGCGGCTGGGGCTCGACAAGGCAACGGCACCGTTCTTGATCGGTGAGGCGGCCCGTCGCGTCGTCTTGCTCGACACCGGCGTGAGTCCGTCGAGCGCCGAGGATCTGGCCGAGTTTGCGCGCCTCGTCGGGTTGCCGGCCGAGACGGTGCCCGTCGGCCTCGATTACACTCGCCAGTTTCTGGGCCGCGCTGTGTTCGAAAGCCTCCTCCAGGCAGAGCGCGGCGGAGAGGCTCTCCATCGATGCGGTGGGCAGGACCAGTACCGCTCGCTGTTCAGCGAGATGACCGAGGGCTTCGCCATCCACGAGATCATCACCGACGATGAAGGCCACCCTCGCGACTACCGGTTCCTCGACGTCAACCCGGCCTTCGAACGGCTCACTGGCCTCAAGCGCGCCGATATCATCGGCCGGCGCGTGCTCGACATCCTGCCTGGGACCGAGCGGCACTGGATCGAGACCTACGGCAAGGTGGCGCTCACCGGCGAGCCTGCGCATATCGAGAACCACTCGGCCGCGCTCGGCCGCTGGTACGACGTGGTCGCATACAGGCCCGCCCCGCGCCAGTTCGCCACTGTGTTCATGGACATCACCCGCCGCAAGGCAACCGAGGAGGCCGTCCGCAAGGCCAAAGACGGCTTGGAGGAGCGGGTCAAGAAGCGGACGGCGGAACTGGAGCAGATCAACCGCGCACTCGAGCAGGAGATGGACCAGCGCAGGGGGGCTGAGGAACTGGCCAACGCCGAGAGACAGCGGTTCAACGAGGTGCTCGAGACGCTGCCGGCCTACGTGGTCTTGCTCACCCCCGACTACCACGTGCCGTTCGCCAACCGCTTCTTCCGCGAGCGCTTCGGAGAGTCCAACGGCCGGCCCTGCTTCGAGTATCTCTTCGGCCGCACTGAGCCGTGCGAGATCTGCGAGACATATACTGCGCTCAAGACGAAGTCGCCGCATCGCTGGGAGTGGACGGGTCCGGACGGGCGCAGCTATGACGTTTTTGACTACCCGTTCACAGACACGGACGGCTCGCTCCTCATCCTCGAGATGGGCATCGACATCAGTGACCGGAAACGGGCCGAGGACGAACTCAGGCTCCACAAGGAGCACCTCGAGGACCTCGTGAAGCAGCGGACCGCCCAGATCGAGACCCGCAGCGCCCAGCTCGCCGCCGAGATCGCCGAGCGCAAGCGCATGGAAGCGGAGACGGTCAGGCTCGCGTCATTCCCAAAGCTCAATCCGCACCCGGTCGTCGAGATAGACTTGGAGGGGCGTGTCTGCTACGCCAACCCGGCGGCACAGCGGCTGTTCCCCGATCTGGAGCAACGTGGGATCAATCATCCATGGCTGACCGACTGGCCTTCGCTGGCCGACATCTGCGGCGCCGGCAAGGGATTCACCACGCGCGACGTGAAAGTCGGCGAGCACTACTACCATCAAGCGGTGTCCTACGTGCCGCGTGTCCAGCGGATCCGCATCTACGCGCTCGACATCACCACCGCGAAGCGCACCGAGGAGGCGCTGCGTGAGAGCCGTAATGACTTGAACCGCGCCCAAGCCGTGGCGCGTACCGGAAGCTGGCGCCTCGACATGCACCGCAATGAGCTCCTGTGGTCCGATGAGACGTACCGCATCTTCGGCATTCCTCTCGGGACGCCACTGACTTACGAGGTGTTTCTGTCCGCCGTGCACCCCGCCGACCGCGACCAGGTTGACCAGCGATGGCAGGCGGCGCTTCAGGGCGAGGAGCCCTATGACATCGAGCACCGTATCGTTGTCGACGGCGAGCCCAAGTGGGTGCGCGAGCAGGCCGAGCTGGAGTTCGACGCGCAGGGCGCTCTGCTCGGGGGCTTTGGCACGGTCCAGGACATCACCGAGTCCAAGCGGAGCCGGGACGCTTTGCGCGCAAGCGAGCAGCGATACCGCTCTCTGGCCGAGAACCTGCCGTCCATTCTCATGCGCTACGACCGACAATTGCGCGTTGTCTACCTCAGCCCCAATTCGGAGAAGATTACGGGCATTGACGTCGACCGCTTCCTTGGCAAAACGAACCGCGAGGTCGGGATGCCCGAGGCCCTGTGCGACCAGTGGGAGGCAGCGGTCGAGCAGGTGTTCCGGACCGGCCTGCCCCAAACCCTTGAGTTCGATTTCCAGTCCGTAGCGGGCCCCAGGACCTTCTACCTCAAGCTGGCCCCGGAGCGAGGCCCCGATGGCGAGATCGAGCATGTGCTGGGCATCTCGACCGAGATTACCGAACGCAAGCAGGCCGAGAGGCAACTGCGCCAGACCCGCGATTACCTTGACAGCCTGTTCACCTACGCCAACGCCCCCATCGTTGTCTGGGATCCACAGCTCAGGATCACCCGGTTCAACCACGCCTTCGAGCGGCTCACGGGCCGTGCCGCCGACGACGTTCTCGGCAAGGGGATCGATCTCCTGTTCCCCGAGGCGATGCGCGAGCAGTCGATGGCCACGATTCGCCGCACCACGGGCGGCGAGCGATGGGAGATCGTCGAGATCGCCATCCAGCACGTCGACGGCAGCGTGCGGACCGTGCTGTGGAACTCGGCCACGGTCTTCGATTCCGACGGCACGACGCCGGTGGCGACAATCGCCCAGGGCCAGGA from Verrucomicrobiota bacterium includes:
- a CDS encoding PAS domain S-box protein, whose amino-acid sequence is MSVLVTVCEALAREAAAALGPEIALDTVLHTFPADCGHPPLDDRALARIISGAGEVKCGVVCGCACCVRLAGRQDGPTPLTVHRLPQCSHLVAPPSLITGHLAEDAYLITSGWLAGWRDHVSRLGLDKATAPFLIGEAARRVVLLDTGVSPSSAEDLAEFARLVGLPAETVPVGLDYTRQFLGRAVFESLLQAERGGEALHRCGGQDQYRSLFSEMTEGFAIHEIITDDEGHPRDYRFLDVNPAFERLTGLKRADIIGRRVLDILPGTERHWIETYGKVALTGEPAHIENHSAALGRWYDVVAYRPAPRQFATVFMDITRRKATEEAVRKAKDGLEERVKKRTAELEQINRALEQEMDQRRGAEELANAERQRFNEVLETLPAYVVLLTPDYHVPFANRFFRERFGESNGRPCFEYLFGRTEPCEICETYTALKTKSPHRWEWTGPDGRSYDVFDYPFTDTDGSLLILEMGIDISDRKRAEDELRLHKEHLEDLVKQRTAQIETRSAQLAAEIAERKRMEAETVRLASFPKLNPHPVVEIDLEGRVCYANPAAQRLFPDLEQRGINHPWLTDWPSLADICGAGKGFTTRDVKVGEHYYHQAVSYVPRVQRIRIYALDITTAKRTEEALRESRNDLNRAQAVARTGSWRLDMHRNELLWSDETYRIFGIPLGTPLTYEVFLSAVHPADRDQVDQRWQAALQGEEPYDIEHRIVVDGEPKWVREQAELEFDAQGALLGGFGTVQDITESKRSRDALRASEQRYRSLAENLPSILMRYDRQLRVVYLSPNSEKITGIDVDRFLGKTNREVGMPEALCDQWEAAVEQVFRTGLPQTLEFDFQSVAGPRTFYLKLAPERGPDGEIEHVLGISTEITERKQAERQLRQTRDYLDSLFTYANAPIVVWDPQLRITRFNHAFERLTGRAADDVLGKGIDLLFPEAMREQSMATIRRTTGGERWEIVEIAIQHVDGSVRTVLWNSATVFDSDGTTPVATIAQGQDVTERKQAEEALRAGEDRLRVLNESLERRVEERTAEVRDLAEQLRALAVDLSQAEQQERKRLAKVLHDHIQQLLVAARMQLEWIKRSDGSERFESAVHDIDAILKEAIDASRSLTVELSPPVLHEAGLIAALNWLAAKTTEKNPFVVEVRSDRRAEPATEEVRVLLFECVRELLFNALKHSGAPRAVVTAVRTRDNHIRIVVEDEGRGFDPETLRIRTSSAATFGLFSVRERLAHIGGVLQIETSPGKGTRATLLVPVGKEKPAREAEEAAIATDEEAGPTRSRRTAGKIRVLIVDDHKIMREGLTGLLQLESDVDVVGEAADGPQAVELARKLQPNVIIMDVNLGTGKMSGVEATRLILSRHPHIRILGLSMQTDSDIAAAMREAGATAYFTKGGPAEDLVDAIRACRGR